The DNA segment CGCGTCCCCTGGACATGGGCACTCGGCGCCTTCCTGCTGGGGTGTTTCGTCCTGTCGTATCCGCTCACGCGTTCCACGCGCCTCGAGCCGCGCGACGGGGTGATCTACATGCAGCGCTCGCGCGCGTTCCTGGCGATCCTGCTGGCGCTGCTCGCGGTGCGTCTCCTGTTGCACGACTACATTGGGCACCTCATCTCGCCGTTGCAGACGGCGTCGCTCTTCTTCCTTCTCGCGTTTGGGATGATTGCGCGGTGGCGCTGGGTGATGTATGGGCAGTTCCGTGCGTTGACGGAGACGCAGGTCGTGGCGCCGCGCCGCGACGATGGCGCGGGCGTGCGCCGCGGGGCGATGGCGATGCGGGCGATGACGATCCTCACGATATTGGGGATCCTGGTGGCGTTGCTGATTCCGGTAATCGCCAGCCGCCGCGCGCGCGCGACGCCGCAGGCGCCGGCAGGGCCGGCAGGGCCGTCGGCGTCCGTGTCGCGCGACGCCTGACGCGGCGAGCGCGCGATCGACAGTTTACGTCCCCTCACGCACGATCGACCCGACCGAGACTCGCGCCTTGCCGCCCGTCGCTCGCCAACGTTCGCGCTCCCCGCGCCCTGCGCGCTCCCCGCGCTCTGCGCCCCCTGCGCCCGCCCCGCGCGTCGCGCGCGGCAAGAGCATCGCCACCGCCAGCCGCAACGGCGCCGATCCCTGGGCCTCGCTCGCGCGCGACGAGCTCCTGGAGATGCGCATTCGCGATCTCGGCGTGCGCCTGGAGGGGACGTGGATCGAGGAGTGCATCGAGGCACTGTACGAGGAACTGGCCGAGCGCGGGCTGTCGCTGCGCCCGCACTGCTGGCTGTCGAGCGAGTGGTTCTCGCCGGAGGGGGTGACGGGGATCGGCATCCCGTTCTACCTGGCGCATCCGCGGCTGATGCGTCTCGAGCGCACGATGATGCTGGAGGTGGAGGGGGGGACGCGCCCCGAGTGCATGCGCATCCTTCGCCACGAGACTGGGCACGCGCTGCAGCACGCCTTCGACCTGCATCGCCGCAAGCGGTGGCGCGAGCTATTCGGGCCGTCGACGACTCCCTATCCCGAGTCCTACCGCCCCAATCCCGCCAGCCGCAAGTATGTGCAGCACCTGCGCCTGTACTACGCGCAGTCGCACCCCGACGAGGACTTCGCCGAGACGTTCGCTGTGTGGATGGGGCCGCGCTCGGCGTGGCAGCGGAGGTACCAGGGGTGGGGGGCACTGCAGAAGCTGCACTACGTGGACGAGCTGATGGAGGAGCTGCGCGGCGGGCGGCCGCGCCGACGCGCGCGCGAGGTGGTCGAGCCGCTGTCCAGTCTGACGATGACGCTGCGCGAGTATTACGAGGGAAAGCGTGCGCAATACACGGTGAGCTATCCCACCACGTATGATCGCGAGTTGCTCAAGGTCTTCTCCAACGATCCCAAGCATGCCCGGCGCGAGCTGGCTTCGCACTTCATCCAGCGGCACCGTGTCGAGATACGTCGCACCGTGGCGCGCTGGACGGGGGAATACGAGTTCACGCTCGACCAGTTGCTGCGCGACATGATCGGGCGTTGCCGCGAACTCAAGCTGCGGGTGACCGGGCAACAGCGGCCGGTCCTGCTCGACTTTGCCGGGATGCTGGCGGTGCGCACGGTGCACTTCCTGTATTCGCGGCGCGTCTCGATCGCGATGTGAGAATGCCATGAGCCGGACAACACGTCGCAAGCTGCGCATCCTGGTGCTGGTCCAGCCAACGCTGATTCCGCCGGAATCGGACGCCGGGTTGAGCGAGCGCGAACGCTATGAGATCAAGACCGAGTACGACGTCACCAGCACGCTGCGCCGCCATGGGCATGATGTGCGCGTGCTGGGCGTGCGCGACGAGCTTCTCCCCATCCGCCAGGCCGTGGAGGAGTGGAAGCCGCACGTTGTCTTCAATCTCCTGGAAGACTTCTTCGGGCTGCGCGAGTTCGATCATCACGTGGTGAGCTACCTCGAACTGCTGCGCGTTCCATACACCGGGTGCAACCCGCGCGGCCTCGTGCTCGCGCGCGACAAGGCGCTGAGCAAGAAGATCCTGGCCTACCACCGCATCCCGGTCCCGCACTTCGACGTGGTGCGGCGCGGGCGCACGGCCCGCCGGTCGCGCCATCTCAAGTTCCCGCTCATCGTGAAGTCGCTCACCGAGGAAGGGTCGGTGGGAATCGCCCAGGCGTCGGTGGTGGAGAACGACGAGGACCTGAGGGCGCGCGTGGAGTTCATCCATCGCACGACGGAGAGCGACGCCATTGTCGAGGAGTTCATCGATGGGCGCGAGATCTACATGGGGATAGTCGGCAACCACCGCCTGGAGGTCTTTCCCCCGTGGGAGCTGACCTTCGAGAACGTGGCGCCGGGAACGCGTCGCATTGCCACCTCGCACTACAAGCACGACCCCAATGCGCAGGAGAAGCGCGGCATCAACCAGGGGCCGGCGCAGCTGACGGAGGCGGTGCGCAATCGCCTCGTGTCCGCGGCGCGTCGCATCTACAAGCTCCTCTCGCTCGACGGCTACGCGCGCCTGGACTTCCGCCTGCGCGAGGATGGAACGCCGTTCTTCCTCGAGGCGAACCCCAATCCCGAGATCGCCGAGAGCGAGGAGTTCGCCTCGTCGGCGCTAGAGGCGGGGTATGCCTATCCCGACCTGGTGCAGCGCATCGTGACGCTCGGCGTTCGGCGCGGGTCGCTGTAGGTCGCCGTAGGTCGCTGTAGGTCGATCCAGCCCGCGGCGTTTGGGCGGCACCTGGCGGCGTGGCGGTGGGCGCTGCAGGCAGTGCTGTGGCGCGCGCCGCGTCGGGCGCGGGACGAGCTGCGGCGCGGTTGCCCCTTCCAGCACCCGCGGTCGGCGGTGCAATGTGGAGGCGACCGATCCCTCACCCGCCGAGAGTCCGATGCGCACGCCCACGCCCCGTGTCGTTGTCCTGCTGGCAGTCGCGGCCTGTTCGTCTCCCGCCAGCAAGGCGCCGCCCGAGCCTAACGCGGATGCGGCAGTCGCCCGCGTTACCGCCGGGCTGCGCGCAGCCATCGCGGTCAAGGGCGAACCCCCCGCCTCCTTCTCGCTCGCCGAGCGGATGGCACACTACAAGGTGCCGGGCGTCTCGATCGCGGTGGTGGACAGCGGACGCATCGTCTGGGCGCGCGGCTTCGGCCTCAAGCAAGCGGGGACGAGCGACTCGGTCACCGCAACGACGATCTTCCAGGCAGCATCGATCTCGAAGCCGGTGGCGGCCACGGGGCTGTTGCGGCTGGTGGAGGAGGGGAAACTCTCGCTCGACGCGCCGGTCAACGACTACCTCAAGAGCTGGAAGCTCCCCGAGAACCGCTTCACCGCCACGGAAAAGGTCACGCTGCGCCGCATCGTGTCGCACAGCGCTGGGCTCACCGTCCACGGCTTCCCCGGCTACGCCGCCAACGATTCGGTGCCTACGGTGCCGCAGTTGCTCGACGGTGCCAAGCCGGCCAATACCGCCGCGGTGCGCGTCGACACCTTTCCTGGCGCCATCTCGCGCTACTCCGGCGGCGGCATCACGATCGAGCAGCTGGCGATGAGCGATGCGACGGGTGAGGCGTTCCCGGCGCTGCTCAAGCGCCTCGTGCTCGATCCGATCGGGATGTCGAACAGCGGCTACGATCAACCGCTGGCGGCGCCGCGCACGGCGCAGGCTGCGGCGGGGCATGGCCCGGACGGGACGATGATCGAGGGGCGCTGGCACACGTATCCGGAGTTGGCCGCTGCCGGTCTTTGGACCACACCGACCGACCTCCTCAAGTGGGCCGTGGAGATCGCGGCGGCGCGCGCCGGTACCTCGGCCAAGGTGCTCTCGCAGAAGATGGCGACCGAGATGCTCACGGCGCAGAAGGGGGCGTTTGGCCTGGGCCCCGCGCTGGCCGGCAAGGAGCGCGGCTTCAACTTCGGGCATGGCGGCGCCAACGAGGGCTACCGCGCGCAGGTGACCTACTTCCCGGAGTTAGGGCGCGGTGCCGCGGTGATGACCAACAGCGACAACGGCTCGGCGCTGGCCCAGGAAATCCTCTTCGCGATTGCCGCCGAGTACACGTGGGTCGACTTCGCCCCGCGCGAGATTGCGCCGATCGCGCTCGACTCGGCCGCGCTCGACGCCCTCACCGGGACGTACATGATCGACAAGCCGGAGAAGATCACCCTCTCGGTCACGCGCGAGGGGACGAAGCTCTTCGTCGAGGAACCCAGGTATGTGCCGCGCACCGAGGTGCGATTGCTCGAAGCCCGGAAGGCGATCGCACTGGAATCGGGGATGCAGTTCTCCTTCATCGC comes from the Gemmatimonadaceae bacterium genome and includes:
- a CDS encoding putative zinc-binding metallopeptidase, with translation MRIRDLGVRLEGTWIEECIEALYEELAERGLSLRPHCWLSSEWFSPEGVTGIGIPFYLAHPRLMRLERTMMLEVEGGTRPECMRILRHETGHALQHAFDLHRRKRWRELFGPSTTPYPESYRPNPASRKYVQHLRLYYAQSHPDEDFAETFAVWMGPRSAWQRRYQGWGALQKLHYVDELMEELRGGRPRRRAREVVEPLSSLTMTLREYYEGKRAQYTVSYPTTYDRELLKVFSNDPKHARRELASHFIQRHRVEIRRTVARWTGEYEFTLDQLLRDMIGRCRELKLRVTGQQRPVLLDFAGMLAVRTVHFLYSRRVSIAM
- a CDS encoding serine hydrolase; translation: MRTPTPRVVVLLAVAACSSPASKAPPEPNADAAVARVTAGLRAAIAVKGEPPASFSLAERMAHYKVPGVSIAVVDSGRIVWARGFGLKQAGTSDSVTATTIFQAASISKPVAATGLLRLVEEGKLSLDAPVNDYLKSWKLPENRFTATEKVTLRRIVSHSAGLTVHGFPGYAANDSVPTVPQLLDGAKPANTAAVRVDTFPGAISRYSGGGITIEQLAMSDATGEAFPALLKRLVLDPIGMSNSGYDQPLAAPRTAQAAAGHGPDGTMIEGRWHTYPELAAAGLWTTPTDLLKWAVEIAAARAGTSAKVLSQKMATEMLTAQKGAFGLGPALAGKERGFNFGHGGANEGYRAQVTYFPELGRGAAVMTNSDNGSALAQEILFAIAAEYTWVDFAPREIAPIALDSAALDALTGTYMIDKPEKITLSVTREGTKLFVEEPRYVPRTEVRLLEARKAIALESGMQFSFIADAKGKITGIDLPPMKLKRSSAAPASSAPRR
- a CDS encoding cytochrome c biogenesis protein CcdC — its product is MSLQDLYAHYAQVLRPILRIAPVFGGVAMLAWRVRETRVPVSAKAIVIPPLAMSSGFVIFAMPMARVPWTWALGAFLLGCFVLSYPLTRSTRLEPRDGVIYMQRSRAFLAILLALLAVRLLLHDYIGHLISPLQTASLFFLLAFGMIARWRWVMYGQFRALTETQVVAPRRDDGAGVRRGAMAMRAMTILTILGILVALLIPVIASRRARATPQAPAGPAGPSASVSRDA